The following proteins are encoded in a genomic region of Candidatus Cloacimonadaceae bacterium:
- a CDS encoding helix-turn-helix domain-containing protein, producing the protein MTQENEVNVDSFNDRYYRPDEIADMLNVDRSTVYRMIRDIADPLPAYRINDKGPLRVHGKDINKYLESHKVRPEYE; encoded by the coding sequence ATGACACAAGAAAACGAGGTAAACGTGGATAGTTTCAATGACCGCTACTATAGACCGGACGAGATAGCCGACATGCTGAATGTCGACCGCTCCACTGTATATCGTATGATCAGGGACATTGCCGATCCTCTCCCCGCTTACCGCATCAATGACAAGGGACCCCTCAGGGTTCATGGCAAAGACATCAACAAGTATCTGGAAAGTCACAAGGTAAGACCTGAGTATGAGTAA